From Triticum aestivum cultivar Chinese Spring chromosome 4A, IWGSC CS RefSeq v2.1, whole genome shotgun sequence, a single genomic window includes:
- the LOC123087422 gene encoding uncharacterized protein, whose protein sequence is MPSFQGWIDLRPELLCRVADGLDDLRFYTSVRGTCTAWRGALAPPAPSLLVLLRDDATRRRHAAIVSLPAHRSFGLQAIPSGSSCPNASPPMRGSFEFMATYPIRSYLGCGGGWLALSVCLYDGQSLLTLFHPVTAAEILLPPLIYDTRLLSKIVFAPDPAREDFITATICDIDRLAYVTAGARRWAVLDRVRLATGDQLVDVIYHQIGQNGMVYCLTRFGNVYVLRLPERRRREPVIIEDQTSAEDLVTHNRRIIQMHNAGSDLNAPASVQPLLFSSVSSFTPLYVAVSDFTSAKNLVFCNGNLYQIRRNASCTVTLHLAGGSHRRIEEDEIFVLKYNPRRRPCWDAVADLGGYSVFVGRSNAVSMHAEGVPGLKGNCVYWIGGRGRDQGMVFDMGTGKSTPCLPPTAGVVPGPLQCTICWYFPRKVVNNCNTNELGVYGTRARVRAQRAQDMSQ, encoded by the coding sequence ATGCCGTCGTTCCAAGGCTGGATAGATCTGCGGCCGGAGCTCCTCTGTCGCGTCGCCGATGGCCTCGACGACCTCAGGTTCTACACCAGCGTGCGCGGCACCTGCACGGCGTGGCGTGGCGCGCTCGCGCCGCCTGCACCATCGCTGCTCGTCCTCCTCCGCGACGACGCCACCAGACGTCGGCACGCCGCCATCGTCTCGCTCCCCGCGCACCGCTCCTTCGGCCTCCAGGCAATCCCCTCAGGCTCGTCCTGCCCCAACGCCTCGCCCCCGATGCGCGGCTCCTTCGAGTTCATGGCCACCTACCCGATTAGGAGCTACCTCGGTTGCGGAGGCGGGTGGCTTGCCCTCTCCGTCTGCCTCTACGACGGCCAAAGCCTGCTCACCCTCTTCCACCCAGTCACCGCCGCCGAGATCCTCCTACCGCCGCTCATCTACGACACCCGCTTGCTCTCCAAGATCGTTTTCGCGCCTGACCCCGCTAGGGAAGACTTCATCACGGCCACCATCTGCGACATCGACAGGCTCGCCTACGTCACCGCGGGGGCTAGGAGGTGGGCCGTCCTTGACCGCGTCCGTCTTGCCACCGGAGACCAGCTCGTCGATGTCATCTACCATCAAATTGGTCAAAATGGTATGGTTTACTGCCTCACTCGATTTGGGAATGTTTATGTGCTCCGCCTACCAGAACGTCGCCGCCGAGAACCCGTCATCATCGAGGACCAGACATCAGCAGAGGATCTTGTAACGCATAACAGGCGCATCATTCAAATGCACAATGCCGGATCGGACCTGAATGCGCCGGCTAGCGTGCAACCACTACTCTTTTCTTCGGTGAGCAGTTTCACCCCACTGTACGTAGCTGTTTCGGATTTCACAAGTGCCAAGAACCTGGTGTTCTGCAATGGCAACCTATACCAGATCCGGAGGAATGCTAGTTGTACCGTCACTTTGCATCTGGCGGGAGGCAGTCATCGCCGTATAGAGGAGGATGAAATATTTGTTCTCAAGTATAATCCCCGACGCAGGCCTTGCTGGGACGCGGTGGCTGACTTGGGGGGATACTCAGTGTTTGTTGGGAGGAGCAATGCGGTGTCAATGCATGCTGAAGGTGTTCCAGGGCTCAAGGGTAACTGTGTCTACTGGATAGGTGGGAGAGGTAGGGATCAAGGCATGGTCTTTGACATGGGGACCGGGAAATCTACACCTTGCCTTCCCCCTACGGCTGGTGTCGTTCCAGGGCCTCTACAGTGTACAATCTGCTGGTACTTTCCGAGGAAGGTAGTGAATAACTGCAATACAAATGAATTAGGTGTTTATGGGACCCGAGCAAGGGTTCGGGCTCAACGTGCACAAGACATGTCACAATGA